TTTTTTCCTcgtgaaaaaaactttttcgacgttttttgttatgccgtgtgcggggaagccaaaacacaaaacgccgaacagaaaaatgtttttcgcgAGAAATAAACTTTGTTCACGAAACAAACACTGCTTGAtttgcgaaaaacgttttgtgtagtcgaaaaagtttttcgcTCCGTGTCCGTTGTACGTTTTCTCGTTTGCGGGCAAAACGTTTTACGATTGTGAAAACGTGTTTTTCTGTTATGGCGAAACAAAtgttatgccgtgtgcgggggggggggcttgACTCGTTTTTTATCGTTAAAATCCGTTCATAGTCCAATTACTCTCTGAATCGTGGAACCGAGCGGAACGCTGGAGTTCGTAATCGTAATTTCTACCTACGTGTACTATTAATAAGCTATATCGGGATATTATCGGCAATAGCGCTGAGTTGTTTTTGATGCGCGGTTATGAAATGATTGATTCTGCAATTTACTCGTCTGAAATCCTCTCAGGCTCGAGGCGAGCAGTGAGGGATGTTTTGCCGTCTGCTGAGAGCTTCCCGTCTCTCGCGTGAGTAACCAAACCATAGTACGACGACCCCGTTCAAAGCGACGGATTACGGTTCGAGTGAAAACTTCCCAATAAGTCACGAAGAAAGagttatttatcatttattttcataggATGCGACATACAAAGATACACACGATTCAAGCCATGACACACATTAAACTAGTTTCTTTGTTTCGTTTAATTCTGACCACTGGCAGTTGAGCAACCGCTAGAGGCGCTAGTagtagaataaagttattgccTCCTTAAATACCGTTCGACGTCAATCGGGTACGAAATGACGTCATAAAGGGGATCTTTGAATGCAATGAATCTAGGTCAATGAGTTACGACATTAACATGGTTAAGTTACGTCATTAGGGAGATTTATGGGTGCAGCCATCTTATCCTCATTGACTTCGCGCGGAGGTCACTGAGTTCACGTGCGACAATGCGAAACCTCTATTCGTCACTCCGTTCTCCGATCCGAGCGTGCCACCAATGCACCCTCTATCGGGCATCAAGTCAAACATGGCCGACCGGAACTTGGCGCCGCTGATGACATATAGCAGGAAGTTGATGGCGTTGTTTAAGTAGGACAACAAATACAAACTTTCGTAAATCATGTTTTGCGTGTCGATGTTCAGATGATTGGTATAGCAAAGAACGTAGATCGCGAACGGGATCGTAGTGATCAAAAACGACGTATTCACCACCAGCAACATAACCGTCATACTAGTCAACCTCGAGCGCCGACTAGCGGCCGATGCCGACACTCGGTGGCTGTTGTACTCCACACGCTGGTTAATCCGGCGCATGCGCAGAATGATCGACACGTTACAGAAACTGATAATCAACCACGTGACCGAGTAGACGGAGAAATCGATGTAAACCCAGATATTATCGCTGAAATTGACGTAATGCGGCGGTGCGTAGCACCACGGTTTCGGGTCCTCTGGGACGTTAACAATAGTGACCGTTACGAACGCGTGGCTGTTTAGGGCGAATAACGCCAACGCCAAACAGCCGACCATAATCCCGGCGTGTTTTAGCGAGAACCATCGTTTCGCTTTAGACGGCTGATAAACGGAAACGAAACGCTCGATGGCGATCAGCGCTAGGATGCTGGACGAAAATTGCAACGTGAAATACATGAATACGGTTCTTAGTttacagatggcagcactcTCTTCGTAGAGACTGAATCCGCTGATCGCTTTAATCCAAACGGGAAACAATCCGATCAACAAAGCCCCGTTATCGGAAAACGCGAGCACGATCAGTAACATGCCCGTTGTGGACGTTCTCAACGCTTTAATCGCTAACAGGATCAGCGTGCTGGCGCTGTTTCCAAATACTCCGAGAATCACGACGAAAATTGCCGCGTAACAGTTTAGAAACGATATATACGCCTCGACCGACGGTTCGCGAGTCGATCCGGGTTTTAGTAGCGTGTTATTCGTGTAATTAGCTGCTATGGTAGCCATCTTTAAAAGAGCAAAATCCGTTGAGCCTAAAATTGACAATATCCTATTCTTCAGCACGAAAAGCCATAGCAGCGATCTTTAAATCCGTATTATCCGTGCACCGATGAATCTCTCATTTGTAAATACGAATAGCTGCCATAGCGGCGATCTTTGATCCGCTTATGCCTATCATCACGGGAATATATCTCTTTTGCCATTACCGTTAACTGCCATAGCGGCCGTCTTTGATATATTCCGAAGATTTATGCGCCAATAGAGAAAAGCCGATATATTTTGTTCCGGTGTCTGGAACTACCGCAGACGTACACAAGATTAACTAGCCAGCGTAGTCGTTATACGCAATCCGGGAGAGGCTGTGACGCGGTGATTGCCGTATAATCGAGACACCCGTTACCGTAAAACGAGCGGAGGAAATTGCGTCGTAAATATGTAATTACGACTCATCGAAATTAATAGCGCTTCGATCGATGCGTTACGAATACCGCAAAATC
This sequence is a window from Tubulanus polymorphus chromosome 9, tnTubPoly1.2, whole genome shotgun sequence. Protein-coding genes within it:
- the LOC141911105 gene encoding uncharacterized protein LOC141911105, which translates into the protein MATIAANYTNNTLLKPGSTREPSVEAYISFLNCYAAIFVVILGVFGNSASTLILLAIKALRTSTTGMLLIVLAFSDNGALLIGLFPVWIKAISGFSLYEESAAICKLRTVFMYFTLQFSSSILALIAIERFVSVYQPSKAKRWFSLKHAGIMVGCLALALFALNSHAFVTVTIVNVPEDPKPWCYAPPHYVNFSDNIWVYIDFSVYSVTWLIISFCNVSIILRMRRINQRVEYNSHRVSASAASRRSRLTSMTVMLLVVNTSFLITTIPFAIYVLCYTNHLNIDTQNMIYESLYLLSYLNNAINFLLYVISGAKFRSAMFDLMPDRGCIGGTLGSENGVTNRGFALSHVNSVTSARSQ